From a region of the Candidatus Zixiibacteriota bacterium genome:
- the nuoL gene encoding NADH-quinone oxidoreductase subunit L yields the protein MSEYLFLVPLFPLIGFLINGLLLGRLPRPVVSFIACTSIGLSFVLSLLLFFELKSLPVDGRIIEQTLFTWISSGSFHVNVAFLLDPLSAVMILVVSGVGFLIHIYSTGYMHHDPCFGRYFAYLNLFAFAMLTLVLANNYLFMFVGWEGVGLCSYLLIGFWYHKQSASDAGKKAFLVNRIGDFGFLVGMFIIFWQVGSLDFKTVMASAPAVFVAGGTLITAACMLMFLGATGKSAQIPLYIWLPDAMEGPTPVSALIHAATMVTAGVYMIARSNVLYMMAPDALMLVAIIGAATAIFAATIGLAQNDIKRVLAYSTVSQLGYMFLACGVAAFTAGIFHLMTHAFFKALLFLAAGSVIHAMSDEQDMRKMGGLKKYLPITYGTMLAATLAISGIPGLSGFFSKDEILWKSFSSHHGHWLLWVVGFVTAGLTAFYMFRLIYLTFHGKERMDNHTREHIHESPKSMTIPLIALAVLSVIGGFVGVPHIFFGATNYFENWLEPVMSGPSQQAAVHALASAGGDTGMEVTLMTATVILVLLAIFVARLFYKQKPELATQWQQKLSGVHRVLLNKYYVDELYGAAVVKPLIGFSKFLWHVFDESIIDGLINGLASVYSEMSQRLRHCQTGRVRTYATVFVIGVVALVAYLLLG from the coding sequence ATGTCCGAATACCTGTTTCTGGTTCCGCTCTTCCCGCTGATCGGGTTTCTGATCAACGGACTGCTGTTGGGGCGTTTGCCCCGGCCGGTGGTTTCGTTCATTGCCTGTACCTCGATCGGTTTGTCGTTCGTGCTGTCGCTGTTGCTGTTCTTCGAGCTGAAGAGCCTTCCTGTAGACGGCCGGATTATCGAGCAAACGCTGTTTACCTGGATTTCATCCGGTTCGTTCCACGTTAACGTTGCTTTTCTGCTGGATCCTCTCTCAGCGGTCATGATCCTGGTGGTGAGCGGAGTCGGTTTTCTGATTCATATATATTCGACCGGTTACATGCACCATGATCCCTGCTTCGGTCGTTATTTCGCTTATCTCAACCTGTTCGCCTTTGCCATGCTGACGCTCGTTTTGGCGAATAACTACCTCTTCATGTTCGTCGGCTGGGAAGGCGTGGGATTGTGTTCTTACCTCCTGATCGGTTTCTGGTACCATAAGCAGTCCGCCTCCGATGCCGGTAAGAAGGCTTTCCTGGTCAATCGAATCGGCGACTTCGGTTTCCTGGTCGGCATGTTCATTATTTTCTGGCAGGTCGGCTCACTCGATTTCAAGACTGTTATGGCATCGGCGCCGGCAGTGTTCGTTGCCGGAGGCACCTTGATTACGGCTGCCTGTATGTTGATGTTCCTGGGCGCCACCGGTAAATCGGCACAGATACCTCTTTATATCTGGTTGCCGGATGCCATGGAGGGTCCGACTCCGGTGTCGGCGTTGATCCACGCCGCCACAATGGTTACCGCCGGTGTCTATATGATAGCCCGATCCAATGTCCTCTATATGATGGCTCCCGACGCTCTCATGCTGGTGGCAATCATCGGCGCCGCAACGGCGATTTTCGCGGCTACGATCGGACTCGCTCAAAACGATATCAAACGCGTGCTGGCCTATTCGACGGTCAGCCAGCTTGGTTATATGTTCCTTGCTTGTGGTGTGGCCGCTTTCACGGCCGGTATTTTCCACCTGATGACCCATGCTTTCTTCAAGGCGCTCTTGTTCCTGGCCGCCGGTTCGGTGATCCATGCCATGTCGGATGAACAGGATATGCGCAAGATGGGCGGTTTGAAGAAATACCTCCCGATTACCTACGGGACAATGCTCGCAGCGACTCTGGCGATTTCCGGAATTCCCGGTTTGTCGGGATTCTTCTCGAAGGATGAGATTCTCTGGAAGTCGTTCTCATCGCATCACGGGCACTGGTTGCTGTGGGTAGTTGGATTCGTGACCGCCGGTCTGACAGCCTTCTATATGTTCCGTCTGATTTACCTCACCTTCCACGGTAAGGAACGGATGGATAACCATACCCGTGAACACATTCACGAGTCACCCAAGTCGATGACCATTCCGCTCATTGCCCTGGCAGTGCTTTCGGTAATCGGCGGTTTTGTGGGCGTCCCGCACATATTCTTCGGCGCTACCAACTATTTCGAGAATTGGCTCGAACCGGTCATGTCCGGTCCGTCACAACAGGCGGCCGTACATGCCCTGGCCTCGGCCGGGGGAGACACCGGGATGGAAGTAACGTTGATGACGGCAACGGTGATTCTGGTGTTGCTTGCCATCTTCGTGGCGCGGTTGTTCTACAAGCAAAAGCCGGAACTGGCAACACAATGGCAACAGAAGTTGTCCGGTGTGCATCGGGTGTTGCTTAACAAGTATTATGTAGATGAGCTGTACGGTGCCGCAGTGGTAAAGCCCTTGATCGGTTTTTCAAAATTCCTCTGGCATGTGTTCGATGAAAGTATCATCGATGGCCTGATCAACGGCCTTGCTTCGGTTTACAGCGAGATGTCGCAAAGACTTCGTCACTGTCAGACCGGTCGAGTGCGCACCTACGCAACGGTATTTGTCATCGGAGTTGTGGCCCTGGTGGCCTACCTGCTGTTAGGATAG
- a CDS encoding NADH-quinone oxidoreductase subunit M, with product MMGDHILTLITFLPTIGVLLLLLVPKERFDTIRSVSLIVSFVTMLLSFLLWGMFDPMGNGMQFEIDQPWITAFGIQYHLGIDGISLLLILLTTILSVLAILASWKSIQKGVKGYFVSMLLLETGMLGVFCALDLFMFYVFWEVMLVPMYFLIGVWGGPKRVYAAIKFVLFTMFGSLLMLVALIYLMFQYQAYAGVFSLDMVKLAEMPLAHNVQLYLFGAFALAFAIKVPLWPLHTWLPDAHVQAPTAGSVILAGVLLKMGTYGFIRICLPMFPEATLVYMPYISVLALIAIIYGALVAMVQKDVKSLVAFSSVSHMGFVMLGMFALNMQGLQGSVLQMINHGVSTGALFLVVGMIYDRRHTRLISDFGGLAKVMPVFSAIFMIVTLSSIGLPFTNGFVGEFLILLGTFDSNTVYGVIAASGVILSACYMLWMYQRVIFGKVTNPENEKLKDLDWREKIILIPLLILIFWIGIYPSPFLERMKPALEKVMMQVDQARTAQAPSGAQDTRVFVADEGSAELHECSLSKGGPCLK from the coding sequence ATGATGGGAGACCATATTCTTACATTAATCACCTTCCTGCCGACTATCGGTGTGTTGTTGTTGCTTCTGGTGCCTAAAGAGCGCTTCGACACCATAAGATCGGTAAGCCTGATAGTATCGTTTGTCACCATGCTGTTGTCGTTCCTGCTCTGGGGGATGTTCGACCCGATGGGTAACGGCATGCAGTTCGAGATCGATCAGCCCTGGATTACCGCTTTTGGAATCCAGTATCATCTCGGCATTGACGGCATTTCACTGTTGTTGATCCTGTTGACCACGATTCTTTCCGTGCTGGCTATTCTCGCTTCTTGGAAGTCGATCCAGAAAGGAGTGAAGGGATACTTTGTCTCAATGCTTCTTCTGGAAACCGGTATGCTCGGTGTCTTCTGTGCCTTGGACTTGTTCATGTTCTACGTGTTCTGGGAAGTCATGCTGGTACCGATGTATTTCCTCATCGGTGTCTGGGGCGGACCGAAACGAGTCTATGCCGCGATCAAGTTCGTTTTGTTCACGATGTTCGGATCGCTGCTCATGCTGGTTGCGCTGATCTACCTGATGTTCCAGTATCAGGCTTATGCGGGAGTTTTCTCGCTCGATATGGTGAAACTGGCCGAGATGCCGCTGGCGCACAACGTGCAGCTTTATTTGTTCGGAGCGTTCGCCCTGGCCTTTGCCATCAAGGTACCTCTCTGGCCGTTGCACACATGGTTGCCTGACGCACACGTACAGGCTCCGACGGCCGGTTCGGTTATTCTGGCGGGTGTGTTGCTCAAAATGGGTACCTACGGTTTTATCCGGATTTGTCTGCCGATGTTCCCGGAGGCAACCCTTGTTTATATGCCGTATATCAGCGTGCTGGCATTGATCGCGATTATCTACGGAGCGCTGGTGGCCATGGTCCAGAAGGATGTCAAATCGCTGGTGGCGTTTTCATCGGTGTCCCACATGGGTTTCGTTATGCTGGGAATGTTCGCTCTTAATATGCAGGGACTACAGGGATCGGTTCTGCAAATGATCAACCACGGTGTTTCGACCGGCGCCCTGTTCCTTGTGGTAGGTATGATTTACGACCGTCGTCATACACGTTTGATTTCTGATTTCGGCGGCCTGGCCAAAGTTATGCCGGTGTTCTCGGCCATATTCATGATAGTCACGCTTTCGTCGATAGGCCTTCCGTTCACGAATGGTTTCGTCGGCGAGTTTCTGATATTACTAGGTACGTTCGATTCCAACACGGTCTATGGTGTTATAGCAGCTTCAGGTGTAATTCTGTCCGCCTGCTATATGCTCTGGATGTACCAGCGGGTGATCTTCGGCAAGGTGACCAATCCGGAAAACGAGAAGCTCAAGGATCTGGACTGGCGTGAGAAAATTATCCTGATCCCGCTGCTTATTCTGATCTTCTGGATTGGAATCTATCCGTCACCCTTCCTGGAGCGGATGAAGCCGGCGTTGGAAAAGGTCATGATGCAGGTTGATCAGGCTCGAACCGCACAGGCCCCGTCGGGAGCTCAGGATACCCGGGTATTCGTTGCAGATGAGGGCTCGGCTGAACTTCATGAATGCAGCTTGAGCAAGGGGGGGCCGTGCCTGAAGTAA
- a CDS encoding NADH-quinone oxidoreductase subunit N → MIDFTSASISFDMLYPEISLLVAAFVILLISFSRQLGRAAGVIAMVGIIVSMLLALGEWGHQTSGFFGMVTCDNFGAAFKVIFNGIAALALLISIRYFHEKKIARPEFYALLLISTVGMMVMANTTDLIVMFVGLEIMSVPLYVMAGFARRSLESNEAGIKYFLMGAFASGFLLLGIAFIFGASGTTDLRRIVADFSFIVSNYPLYMYSGVGLVLIGFGFKVGAVPFHSWIPDVYQGAPTPVTAFFSVGPKAAGFAVMMRIFLYGFDQMQVLSMLFWILSVLTMTVGNVFALRQENVKRMLAYSSISHAGYIMVALAVGGKASISAAMFYLIGYALFNTGAFAIITMLEIRQGSKAMISEIAGMAKVHPYLSAALALFMFSLAGFPPTVGFFGKFYIFSAAVKAGFIWLAVIGVMNSFISVYYYLRVIKAAYLDSPEGNFLPVKLSPSLMLVVVIAALGTLGLGFFPETVIEITQRALFAFL, encoded by the coding sequence ATGATAGACTTTACCTCGGCATCGATTAGCTTTGACATGCTCTACCCGGAAATCAGTCTCCTGGTAGCGGCGTTCGTGATCCTTCTGATTTCGTTTTCTCGTCAATTGGGTCGCGCTGCCGGAGTCATTGCGATGGTCGGCATTATCGTCTCCATGCTGCTCGCGCTGGGTGAGTGGGGGCATCAAACCTCGGGATTCTTCGGCATGGTCACCTGCGATAACTTCGGCGCAGCATTCAAGGTTATCTTTAACGGTATTGCCGCTCTGGCTCTGCTTATTTCGATTCGCTACTTTCACGAGAAAAAAATCGCTCGCCCCGAGTTTTACGCCCTGTTGCTGATCTCCACGGTCGGAATGATGGTCATGGCCAATACCACGGATCTGATCGTCATGTTCGTCGGTCTTGAGATAATGTCCGTTCCGCTTTATGTGATGGCCGGATTTGCGCGACGTTCACTGGAATCGAATGAAGCCGGTATCAAGTATTTCTTGATGGGCGCTTTTGCCAGTGGCTTCCTTCTGCTGGGTATCGCCTTCATCTTCGGAGCGTCCGGGACCACCGATCTGAGACGCATCGTAGCCGACTTCTCGTTTATCGTGTCCAATTATCCACTGTACATGTATTCGGGAGTCGGGTTAGTGTTGATCGGATTCGGCTTCAAGGTCGGCGCCGTGCCGTTCCACAGTTGGATTCCGGATGTCTATCAGGGGGCTCCTACGCCGGTGACCGCGTTCTTTTCGGTTGGTCCGAAAGCTGCCGGTTTTGCCGTAATGATGAGAATTTTCCTGTACGGTTTCGACCAGATGCAGGTTCTTTCGATGCTCTTCTGGATTTTATCGGTGCTGACCATGACCGTTGGAAACGTGTTCGCCCTGCGTCAGGAGAATGTCAAGCGGATGCTGGCTTATTCCTCGATTTCCCATGCCGGTTACATTATGGTGGCGCTGGCGGTTGGGGGAAAGGCCTCGATCTCGGCGGCCATGTTCTATTTAATCGGTTATGCGCTGTTCAACACCGGCGCTTTTGCCATTATAACCATGCTTGAGATTCGCCAGGGAAGTAAGGCTATGATTAGCGAAATAGCCGGTATGGCCAAAGTGCACCCATATCTGAGTGCCGCTCTGGCTTTGTTTATGTTCTCCCTGGCCGGTTTCCCGCCGACCGTAGGATTCTTCGGGAAGTTCTATATCTTCTCGGCTGCCGTCAAAGCCGGTTTCATCTGGTTGGCGGTAATCGGTGTGATGAACTCATTCATTTCGGTTTATTACTATCTCAGAGTTATTAAAGCCGCTTACCTCGATTCACCCGAAGGTAACTTCCTGCCGGTTAAGCTCTCACCGAGCCTGATGCTGGTGGTTGTCATTGCTGCGCTTGGGACACTGGGGCTCGGTTTCTTCCCCGAGACGGTTATCGAGATTACGCAGCGAGCACTCTTTGCCTTCCTGTAA
- a CDS encoding S8 family serine peptidase, with amino-acid sequence MKVRSAIPFLLIGGITVILVLTSIMTAQTRTNDTIAAQYPFIERVPAQKPTNVAIGPNVNISHVVVKFKDDAAVRLRNSRMIALGDTSPAGAVDILSPYMDKRLRRLFADQDETRLDRQRDALQYKTGYELADLNGYYRIDVTDPNEAAGLINRLNALDIVEIAYFQPQPEEAEDIDPPTPDYHADQDYREAAPDGVDADYANTLPGGNGSGVKIIDIENNWQTTHEDLEKALGGVIGSYPGGGTTGHHGTAVLGEMVAGDNGYGMTGICPGADVGMVSVTVQSTAEALYTAIDNLEPGDHILIELHAPGPRYDFTARLDQLGYICMEYWQANFDAIQYAWAKGIVVVEAAGNGAEDFDDVIYEQVFDTTYRNSHAIIVGAGYPPASGQDRIRQSFSNYGERVNLQGYGSGVYSTGYGSLFDGNDDINQYYTSSFSGTSSASPIVTGASVCLQGYYKANYGVNLTSDMIRSILVQTGTTQAGDTTAHIGPRPNLAAAIPALSPPPSLYTNPILIDTLIDDSTVADISLWLYNRSITNALDFEITTQDTLDVKDPAEWLSASPSSGVIAAADSIEILVELDATQVENRLERYKGLLEIQWGTSGLPLDSITNVPVYLTVPCNDLTYDVISSDDPNGPVFDWISAKTLGAKINNSSFYNPGFADPLDDGSAGPRNIGFAFPFYDTSFVRFFIGVNGAISFTDTNINVSGYFSSIDIPGAPYATVVAPFYGDLIIDDEVNPEAGVYLYNPPGYDKMVIEWYHPGSFYDSGDTTINFEIILTRFGEIFFQYNDVGISSISSTVAVGIGTEGCAALNYKTAVGESYTGVNTGQVIRFKWAGQELVMAGNVNGEASIDISDLVYLVSYMFQGGLEPIPMEAADMNCSGGGPDISDLVYLVNYMFNSGPEPCKFWMSQ; translated from the coding sequence ATGAAAGTCAGATCCGCGATCCCCTTCCTGCTCATTGGCGGGATAACCGTCATATTAGTCCTGACCTCGATCATGACCGCCCAAACCCGAACGAATGATACAATCGCCGCTCAGTACCCTTTTATCGAACGAGTACCGGCACAAAAACCGACTAATGTCGCCATCGGACCGAACGTCAATATCTCGCACGTGGTAGTGAAGTTCAAGGACGACGCCGCAGTGAGACTGAGAAACAGCCGGATGATAGCACTGGGAGACACCTCCCCTGCCGGCGCAGTTGATATCCTGTCTCCCTACATGGACAAACGCCTTCGGCGTCTGTTTGCCGATCAGGATGAAACCAGGCTTGACCGGCAGCGCGATGCCCTTCAGTACAAAACCGGGTATGAGCTGGCCGATCTTAACGGCTATTACCGTATAGATGTGACCGATCCGAACGAGGCGGCAGGGCTTATTAATCGACTCAACGCTTTGGATATCGTTGAGATCGCCTACTTCCAACCGCAACCGGAAGAAGCAGAGGATATTGATCCTCCCACTCCCGACTATCATGCCGACCAGGATTACCGTGAGGCAGCCCCTGACGGTGTCGATGCCGACTATGCCAATACTTTACCGGGCGGGAACGGCTCCGGCGTAAAAATTATCGACATTGAAAACAACTGGCAAACCACTCACGAAGATCTGGAAAAAGCTCTGGGAGGCGTAATCGGCTCGTACCCGGGTGGTGGAACAACCGGTCACCACGGAACGGCCGTGCTTGGTGAGATGGTCGCGGGAGACAACGGTTATGGCATGACCGGTATCTGCCCCGGCGCCGATGTGGGGATGGTTTCAGTGACAGTGCAGTCAACGGCCGAGGCCTTGTACACGGCAATCGATAACCTGGAACCGGGCGACCATATTCTGATCGAGCTGCATGCCCCCGGGCCGCGCTATGATTTCACTGCTCGCCTGGATCAACTTGGTTATATCTGCATGGAATACTGGCAAGCTAATTTCGACGCTATTCAATATGCCTGGGCTAAGGGAATCGTGGTTGTCGAGGCCGCCGGTAACGGGGCGGAGGATTTCGATGATGTAATCTACGAACAGGTATTCGACACGACCTACCGCAACTCCCACGCCATCATCGTTGGCGCCGGTTATCCCCCGGCTTCAGGGCAAGATCGAATCCGACAATCTTTTTCGAATTACGGTGAAAGAGTTAACCTGCAGGGTTACGGATCAGGTGTTTACTCCACCGGATACGGTTCTCTATTCGACGGCAATGATGATATAAATCAGTATTACACTTCTTCCTTCAGTGGTACCTCCTCGGCCTCGCCGATAGTAACCGGCGCTTCTGTCTGTCTTCAGGGTTATTACAAGGCGAACTATGGCGTTAATCTGACCTCGGATATGATCCGTTCCATCCTGGTCCAAACCGGTACGACTCAGGCCGGTGATACTACGGCCCATATAGGACCACGTCCCAATCTCGCCGCAGCGATCCCAGCCCTGTCGCCGCCTCCTTCGCTGTATACCAACCCGATTTTAATCGACACCTTGATCGACGACAGTACCGTGGCCGATATATCACTTTGGTTGTATAACCGGTCCATAACCAATGCCTTGGACTTTGAGATTACAACTCAGGACACTCTGGACGTAAAGGATCCGGCGGAATGGTTAAGCGCCAGTCCCTCTTCAGGGGTAATCGCAGCAGCGGATTCTATTGAGATATTGGTTGAGTTGGATGCTACCCAGGTAGAAAACCGGCTGGAGCGCTATAAAGGATTACTTGAGATACAATGGGGAACCTCCGGGCTACCATTAGATTCCATTACTAATGTACCGGTTTACCTTACGGTGCCTTGTAACGATCTGACTTACGATGTCATTAGTTCTGATGATCCCAACGGTCCGGTTTTCGACTGGATATCAGCTAAAACACTCGGGGCCAAAATCAATAACAGCTCATTTTACAATCCGGGCTTTGCAGATCCGCTCGACGACGGCTCAGCCGGACCGCGTAATATCGGTTTCGCTTTCCCGTTTTACGATACCAGTTTCGTTCGTTTCTTCATCGGTGTGAACGGAGCCATTTCATTTACCGACACCAACATCAACGTCAGCGGTTACTTCTCGAGTATTGACATTCCCGGAGCCCCTTACGCTACGGTTGTAGCCCCGTTCTACGGTGACCTGATCATCGACGATGAGGTCAATCCGGAAGCGGGCGTCTATCTCTACAATCCGCCGGGATACGATAAGATGGTAATTGAATGGTATCATCCGGGCAGCTTTTACGATTCCGGCGATACGACCATTAACTTCGAAATAATCCTAACCAGATTCGGCGAGATATTCTTCCAATACAACGATGTCGGAATCAGCAGCATCAGCAGTACGGTGGCGGTGGGTATCGGCACTGAGGGCTGTGCGGCGTTAAATTATAAAACCGCTGTAGGCGAGAGTTATACCGGTGTCAATACGGGACAGGTTATCCGCTTCAAATGGGCCGGTCAGGAACTGGTAATGGCCGGCAACGTCAACGGCGAGGCAAGCATCGACATCAGTGACCTTGTGTACCTGGTCTCCTACATGTTCCAGGGCGGACTGGAACCGATTCCCATGGAAGCCGCCGACATGAACTGCAGCGGCGGCGGACCGGATATCAGCGACCTGGTATACCTCGTAAACTATATGTTCAACAGCGGACCGGAGCCTTGCAAATTCTGGATGTCCCAATAG
- the purF gene encoding amidophosphoribosyltransferase: MLDEMIHDNCGVFGIYGHSRASKLTYFGLYALQHRGQESAGIVTSDNGTIHLHKGMGEVSEVFSGEATFDKLSGNVAIGHTRYSTTGASSLINIQPFLITNRSRCLAIAHNGNLTNSADLRSQLDAQGAIFQTTSDTEVILHLTTHSRKKTRVERICDALKQVRGSYSLVFLTENSVIAARDPYGFRPLALGKYRSSWVVASETCAFDIIGAKYVRDVEPGEILEISDKGLKSYYPHGNHTKHAFCIFEYIYFSRPDSKVFGENVDKIRRRLGRQLAREHPVEADIVIGIPDSANTATLGFAEESGIKFEIGLIRNHYVGRSFIDPHQAIRDLDVKVKFNPVKGVLNGRRVVVVDDSIVRGTTSKKMVKMIREAGAKEVHFRVSSPPIIAPCYYGIDMPTKEELIASRQSVEEIEKYLGADSLRYLSLEGMLSMSSLPDTTFCSSCFSGDYPVKPSEINGKHCHEHKLQKV; the protein is encoded by the coding sequence GTGCTGGACGAGATGATACATGACAACTGCGGGGTATTTGGGATATACGGACATTCCCGGGCATCCAAGCTGACATATTTCGGACTCTACGCCCTTCAACATCGGGGACAGGAATCAGCCGGAATCGTGACTTCGGACAACGGGACAATTCACCTGCACAAGGGTATGGGCGAAGTCTCGGAAGTGTTTTCGGGCGAAGCCACATTCGATAAACTCAGCGGCAACGTTGCCATCGGACACACCCGCTACTCCACGACCGGGGCCTCGTCACTGATAAACATCCAGCCGTTTCTGATAACCAACCGGTCACGCTGCCTGGCGATTGCCCACAACGGCAATCTCACCAACTCGGCCGATCTTAGAAGTCAGTTGGACGCCCAGGGAGCGATTTTCCAAACCACCTCCGACACCGAGGTCATCCTTCATCTCACCACTCATTCCCGCAAGAAAACCAGAGTGGAACGCATTTGCGATGCCCTCAAACAGGTGCGCGGTTCCTATTCGCTGGTTTTCCTGACAGAGAATTCAGTCATTGCGGCCCGCGATCCATACGGCTTCCGTCCTCTCGCCCTGGGCAAGTATCGTAGCTCCTGGGTGGTTGCCTCGGAAACTTGTGCTTTCGATATCATCGGCGCCAAATACGTGCGGGATGTCGAACCGGGCGAGATCCTGGAGATATCGGACAAGGGACTGAAATCGTATTACCCGCACGGGAATCACACCAAACACGCTTTTTGCATTTTTGAGTATATCTACTTCTCCCGACCGGACTCCAAGGTTTTTGGCGAAAACGTCGATAAGATCCGCCGCCGTCTGGGACGCCAGTTGGCGCGGGAGCATCCGGTCGAAGCCGATATCGTCATCGGTATCCCCGACTCCGCCAATACCGCGACCCTGGGTTTCGCCGAGGAATCCGGAATTAAATTCGAGATCGGCCTTATCCGCAACCACTACGTCGGTCGCTCCTTTATCGATCCCCATCAGGCGATTCGAGACCTGGACGTCAAGGTCAAATTCAATCCGGTTAAGGGCGTCCTTAACGGTCGCCGCGTGGTGGTGGTCGATGACTCGATCGTGCGCGGAACAACCTCCAAGAAAATGGTCAAGATGATTCGTGAAGCCGGCGCCAAAGAGGTTCATTTCCGCGTTTCATCACCGCCGATTATCGCCCCCTGCTACTACGGCATCGATATGCCGACGAAAGAAGAACTGATCGCTTCACGACAGTCGGTCGAGGAAATCGAAAAGTACCTCGGAGCGGACTCGTTGCGATATCTGTCGCTTGAGGGAATGCTGTCGATGTCTTCGTTACCGGACACGACTTTCTGTTCCAGTTGCTTCTCCGGTGATTATCCGGTTAAGCCGTCGGAAATAAACGGAAAGCACTGCCACGAGCATAAGTTGCAAAAGGTTTAA